The genomic stretch TACCAATATTAATAAAAACTGTACTCAAACTTCCAAGAGAAGTGAGAAACAGACCTGCCATGACCAGCAAAGGTCCAAAGTTTGCCCCAATATTTGCCACTGGTACTAGGGATGCACGGATATTCATAAATTGATAACCGCGCACATCTTGCAACACATGTCCGCATTCATGGGCAGCGATCGCCGCCGCCGCTAGGGAAGATGAAGCATATACGGACTCAGATAATCGCACAGCTTTGGCTGAGGGATCGTAGTGATCGGTGAGTTCACCTGCAACTGGCTCAACCGTAACATCATAGATTCCCATACGTTGCAGGATCGTTTGGGCAACTTGTGCACCTGTCATGCCCAGACTAGAGCGGATATCTGCGTATTTTTCGTAGGTTGCCTTGACACGCTGTTGCGCCCAAAACATCAAGATCATTCCAGGGATCAAGATTAAATAGGATGAGTGAAACAACATTAACTTCGCTCCTTCAGTTCTCTATATCTATGTAATATTATGGCTCTGCCTTCCTAGAATCTGCTGGTAGGGAAAACACTACTAAGTAAGCTGGGCGCAATTAAAAATAAAACCCTAAAAGCTGTGGCGCACGCATAGCGTGCGCCACAGCTTTTGGTTCTATTTTTTAATTATGCCTAGCTACTTAGTAGTAGCCTGAAAACTCATAACACTTAGAGATGAAACCAGAACTAAAAATTTTACTAAAAAACGCGAGTTCGAGATAATTTGAAACGGGCTTTGAGAGAGGGTTTGCTACATAAACCCTCTCTCAAAGCCCAAAAGTAAAAGCCTTGCTAAGCAAGGCTTTTACTTTTGGGCTTTGAAAATTTGCCAACTTAGCCCGAACTGACGTTAAAAACATTGCGAAGTAGCAAAATTAGCAAAATTAACAAAATTTTGTGATCTCTTGGGTTATAAATAGCTGCAAAAAATGTGATCGCTTAAACTAGCCTATATGTAGGAGTCTTGATGTATAAACAAGCTGGTATATCTTGGTAGACTATTGGCTAGTTTTTGATTAGGTTTTAGCAATGAGGATGAGGAGCATATGCAGGTAGATGAACAATCAGGAAAACAAGCAGAAACAGCCATAGAGGTGGGTAATATTGAGAATCCACCAACCGCATCTCCCCAAAATACTCAACCTAACACGATGAAAAATGTCCTAGAACCAAAACGATCTAACAAATACTTAATTCCTGCGATCGCACTGGCTTTAGCATTACTAGGCGTGAGTATTTGGTTTGTACTGGGGCGCTCTAATAACCCATCATCAACTACATCTACACCTGCCAATAATGCTACTAACAAAGAACAGTCCAGAGCCATTAGTGCCTTAGGTCGATTGGAACCACAGGGCGAAGTGATCAAAGTTGCGTCACCCTCAGCCCTCGGCACATCTCGCATTGTAAAATTGCTGGTCAAAGAAGGCGATATGGTTAAACAAGGTCAGGTAATTGCAGTTCTAGATAGCTACGATCGCTCAGTTGCTGCCTTGCTCCAAGCTCAAAGTCAAGCCCAAGAAAGTGAACGTAATCTTGCCAAAGTGCGGGCTGGGGCAAAAAGTGGTGACATCATCGCCCAAGAAGGCAACGTGCTGTCTGCCGCCGCTAATATCAAAGTCCTTGAAGCTAATGCGACGAGAATTCGCTCTGAACTAGAAATCGCAGGTAGAGATTACAATCGTTTCCTTCAGGTTTATAAAGAGGGAGCCATTTCTCAAACAGTGCTAGATACCTACCGACTCAAGGTTGAAACTCTGCAAGGGCAGTTTACGCAAGCAGAGCAGCAAATTCAGCAAGCTCAATTCCAATTGAGGCAGTCTCAAGGTTTGTTAAATAGCGTGAGAGAAGTTCGCCCTACGGATGTGCAATTTGCTGAAGCTCAATTACAAACAGCGATCGTAAATGTCAAAAAAGCCGAAGTTGATCTTGATTTATCTCAAGTTCGCGCTCCTATTGATGGACAAGTTCTCAAAATCAACTCTAAAACTGGAGAAGTTGTCAGTCAGACGAATGGAGTAATGGATCTTGGCAACACAAAACAGATGTATGTGGTTGCCGAAATCTATGAAACTGACATCGGCAAAATTAAAGTTGGACAGAAAGCAACCATTCAAAGTGAAGCCTTTGATGGAGAGATTACAGGCAAGGTGGATAGTATTGGTTTGCGGATTGCCAAAAATGATGTTCTTGGTACTGATCCTGCGGCTAAGACCGATGCGCGCATCATTGAAATCAAAATCAAGCTTGATGATAGTCAAAAAGTTTCAGGGCTTACCAATTTACAAGTTAGAGTCAAAGTTGAAGTTTAATCTATGATTTTTGCTGTACCTCTCGCTTGGTTACAACTTACCTACGAAAAAAGTCGTCTTCTGGTTGCGATCGCAGGGATAACTTTTGCGGTTGTCTTGATGTTTTTACAACTGGGCTTTCGCGATGCTCTCTTTACCAGTGCGATTCGACTCCAAAGCAATCTCGTTGGAGATTTGGTAATTATCAGTCCGCAGTCCACCAACCTTGTCGGGATGCGAAATTTCTCCCAACGTCGCCTTTATCAAACCTTAGGGATGAAGGAAGTTGATTCCGTAAATCCAGTTTATATCGGACTTGCCGCTTGGAAAATCAAAGAAGATCCTGCGGGACAAACTCGGAATATTTTGATATTAGGAGCAAATCCTGATGCGAAGGTCTTTAAAATGGCTGGTGCTGAATCAAATATCAATCGTGTTAAAACTGAGGATGTGGTTCTATTTGATCGCGCTTCCCGTGCTGAGTTTGGACCTATTGTCAGTGAATGTGGTTCCTTAGCTCTCAAAACCATTTTCAGTGAGGAAGCCTTTACCTGTAAAAATTTAGTTAATCGCGAGGTCGCCAATCGTAAGCTCATCATCGGCGGCTTATTTGAGCTAGGTGCATCCTTTGCCGCTGATGGCACACTCATTACCAGTGACACCAACTTTCTAAGGATTTTTGATAACCGTCGTGCAGGGTTGATTAACGCTGGCTTGATCAATTTGAAACCTGATGCATCGCCTTACGAAGCTATGCGAAATTTTATTCTTGAGCAAAATGGTGATACCGTTGTTTTGCCTCGCGATAAGTTACAACCCGACGGCAAAAAAGTTCGGATTTTGTATAAAGAAAGCATTGGTGCGGATGGTAAGGTGATCCGTGAAGAAGACAAAAATAAAGTACTGATCTCCAAATCAGATTTGACAGTTGAAGATCTGCAAAAATCTCAGGATGCAGCGATCGATGATACCCGTATCTTAACGATGCAGGGCTATATCGAATTCGAGAAGGGATATTGGCAAAAGAGTACAGCGATCGGATTTATTTTCAGTCTTGGTACAGTCATGGGCTTCATTGTTGGGATTGTGATTGTCTATCAAATTCTCTACACTGATGTATCCGATCATCTTGCGGAATATGCCACACTCAAGGCAATGGGCTATAACAACTTATACCTCGCTCAAGTGGTAATTCAGGAAGCATTTGTATTATCAATTCTCGGATTTATTCCCGGGCTAGGTATCTCTTTTGGACTTTATAATCTCACCAAAAATGCCACCTTGTTACCATTGTATATTTGGGATAAAGCTATTCCCGTCATGATCTTAACTATGATTATGTGTGTGATCTCAGGAGCAATATCGCTACGCAAAGTTCAATCTGCTGATCCTGCGGAAATTTTTGGATAAAACCCCATACCAAAATCCCTAAAAACAAAGGGAACATGTTATGTTCCCTTTGTTTTTAGGGATTTATAATGAATTTGTACCACTTTGTCTAATTTGCACCAAAGATAAAAGAGCATATTTTGGTTGATATGTAATGGTTACACTATATATAGCAGTCCTAAATCATTTGTAGATTTTTAGGTTTGTATTAGACCGATCCTTCAGATCGATCTTCCATAAACCAATTAGGATTGCCATATAACCAGTAAAAATTACCTTATATCATGCTTTTAAATATACCTGAATACCAAATTATTGATAAAATTCATGATGGAGGGGATTCACAAGTTTATCGAGGTGTTCGTACACAAGATAATCTAAGTGTAGTTCTGAAGGTGTTAAATGCTAAATTTCCCGATATTCAAACAATAGGAAAATATAAAAAAGAATATGAAATCACTAAGAGCTTTACTTCAGATCTCATAATCAGTGCATACGACTTTAAGCAATATCAAAATAGTTTTGTAATTATATTAGAAGACTTTGGTGGTGAGTCTCTAAATCATTTCTTGACGGCACAACAGTCCGATCTAATTGACTCTCTAAAGTTAGCTATTCAAATTAGTGAGAGTGTGGGGCAAATCCATGTAGCAAATATCATTCATAAAGATATTAATCCATCAAATATCGTCTTTAATCCAAAGACAAAACAGTTAAAAATAATTGATTTTGGGATTGCGTCCTCCTTGCCAAAGGAAACTTTAATTGTCAATCATCATGACATTTTAGAAGGGACTTTAGCTTATATGTCACCCGAACAAACAGGGCGGATGAATCGATCGCTAGATTATCGCACTGATATTTATTCGATGGGTGTGACTTTTTATCAAATGCTAACTGGACGTTTACCATTTACATCTGATGATCCGTTAGAGTTAATTCATCATCACTTAGCCCTAGAGCCAATCTCACCACATTTAATTAATGCCCAAATCCCATTCATACTTTCGCAAATCATCCTGAAACTGTTAGCGAAGAATGCCGAAGAACGCTATCAAAGTGTATGGGGAGTAAAAGCGGATCTGGAGAAATGTCTAGAGCAGTTACAGACACAGGGAAAAATTGCCCATTTTGATCTAGCACAACAGGATATTACTGATAAATTCCTTATTCCTGAGAAGCTCTATGGCAGATCTAAAGAAATTTCGAGCCTACTGGCAGCTTTTTCCAAGGTTATGCTCAATAATGTCAATCATGATCCTAATAGCGATCGCCTTGAAGTATTGCCTGAGATAGTCTTGATATCTGGATATGCTGGTATTGGCAAATCTAGATTAGTCAAAGAAGTGCATCGGCTGATTGGACAAAATTATGTACATTTTATCATCGGTAAGTTTGACCAATATCAGCGAAATATTCCCTATCTAGCAATTATCCAAGCATTTCAGGGCTTAATTAAACACTTACTTACTGAAGATGAGGATCGTTTAAATCAATGGCGATCGCGTCTAATAACTGCTTTAGGAACTAATAGTTATTTAATTACTCAAGTAATTCCTGATTTAGAGTTAATCATTGCTAAACAAGAGCATAGTTCGGAAATATCCAATTATGTATCTGCTAGCGATGCTCAAAATCGATTCAATCGTGTTTTTCAAAATTTTATTCATGTGTTTGCCCAATCAGAACATCCGCTGGTAATTTTTTTAGATGATTTGCAATGGGCTGATCGTGCCTCTTTAAAACTGTTACAGATTTTAGCAACTACAAATGCAAAACAATCTCTAATGTTGGTAGCAGCATATCGGAATAACGAGGTGAATGCTGCACATCCGATGATGCAGATGATTGACAATATTCAAAAAGCAAATGGTGAGGTTTGTCAACTATTTTTGTCAACGCTCAATCTTACAGATATCACGCAATTGATTACGGATACTTTGCACTGTGTAAATACTGATGCTTTGCCACTAGCGGAACTAGTTCGCCAAAAGACAGGTGGCAATCCCTTCTTTATGAATGAATTTTTGAAATCTCTCTATGACGAAAGGTTAATTGGATTTAACTATCAATTCCGTCAATGGGAATGGTCGATTACACAGATACAGGAACGGGAAATTACCGATAATGTGGTTGGTTTGATGGCGGGGAAAATTCAAAAGCTGAATCCTGATACGCAGCGCTTGTTACAAATTGCGGCTTGTATTGGTAATGAATTTGATCTCGATCTACTCGTATTTGCGTCGGATCTATCCTATATCACAACAATTCAATGCCTAATCTATGCGATCGCGGAAGGACTGCTCCTCCCCCTAAGTAATGCCTATCAGTCGCTGTACTATGGGATTGAGTTAACGAGCGATTGCCCTATCATCAATTATAAATTTGTGCATGATCGCATTCAGCAAGCCGCTTATTCATTGATTTCTGATACTGATAGGTCAGCTTTTCATTATCGAATTGGTAAATTATTGCTAGATCAAACAGAACATTTATCCGAGAAACTAGAAGAGCAGATTTTTCGGATTGTTAATCAATTTAGATTAGGTAGTAGCCAAATTACGACCCAACAGGAACGTGACTACTTAGTGCAACTTTATCTCTTAGCTGGGCGTAAAGCGCGTCTATCCTATGCCTATGAGTCTAGTGTGCAGTATTGCGAGATGGGGATTCAACTATTATCTGAGGATGCTTGGGAGCGTTACCCTCAAATTACACAGGATATCTATCTAGAAGCGATTACTGCCGCTTGTTTAGCAGGGAGATTTGAGCTGGTCGATGTACTCATTGACGTTGCTA from Pseudanabaena sp. Chao 1811 encodes the following:
- a CDS encoding zinc metallopeptidase, with product MLFHSSYLILIPGMILMFWAQQRVKATYEKYADIRSSLGMTGAQVAQTILQRMGIYDVTVEPVAGELTDHYDPSAKAVRLSESVYASSSLAAAAIAAHECGHVLQDVRGYQFMNIRASLVPVANIGANFGPLLVMAGLFLTSLGSLSTVFINIGIALFAGAILFHIVTLPVEFDASRRALRLIDELGILQGNENIGARKVLSAAAWTYVATAIYAALQLVQLLLLRGDR
- a CDS encoding ABC exporter membrane fusion protein, which codes for MQVDEQSGKQAETAIEVGNIENPPTASPQNTQPNTMKNVLEPKRSNKYLIPAIALALALLGVSIWFVLGRSNNPSSTTSTPANNATNKEQSRAISALGRLEPQGEVIKVASPSALGTSRIVKLLVKEGDMVKQGQVIAVLDSYDRSVAALLQAQSQAQESERNLAKVRAGAKSGDIIAQEGNVLSAAANIKVLEANATRIRSELEIAGRDYNRFLQVYKEGAISQTVLDTYRLKVETLQGQFTQAEQQIQQAQFQLRQSQGLLNSVREVRPTDVQFAEAQLQTAIVNVKKAEVDLDLSQVRAPIDGQVLKINSKTGEVVSQTNGVMDLGNTKQMYVVAEIYETDIGKIKVGQKATIQSEAFDGEITGKVDSIGLRIAKNDVLGTDPAAKTDARIIEIKIKLDDSQKVSGLTNLQVRVKVEV
- a CDS encoding FtsX-like permease family protein, with translation MIFAVPLAWLQLTYEKSRLLVAIAGITFAVVLMFLQLGFRDALFTSAIRLQSNLVGDLVIISPQSTNLVGMRNFSQRRLYQTLGMKEVDSVNPVYIGLAAWKIKEDPAGQTRNILILGANPDAKVFKMAGAESNINRVKTEDVVLFDRASRAEFGPIVSECGSLALKTIFSEEAFTCKNLVNREVANRKLIIGGLFELGASFAADGTLITSDTNFLRIFDNRRAGLINAGLINLKPDASPYEAMRNFILEQNGDTVVLPRDKLQPDGKKVRILYKESIGADGKVIREEDKNKVLISKSDLTVEDLQKSQDAAIDDTRILTMQGYIEFEKGYWQKSTAIGFIFSLGTVMGFIVGIVIVYQILYTDVSDHLAEYATLKAMGYNNLYLAQVVIQEAFVLSILGFIPGLGISFGLYNLTKNATLLPLYIWDKAIPVMILTMIMCVISGAISLRKVQSADPAEIFG